In Dermacentor silvarum isolate Dsil-2018 chromosome 2, BIME_Dsil_1.4, whole genome shotgun sequence, the following proteins share a genomic window:
- the LOC125942871 gene encoding uncharacterized protein LOC125942871, translating into MPSKWRKCRAVRKEYNKIMNELGLAPRNAGPSSSNNEGASFTSADSSRVERLSPLKPGTSRQSRSSLSTDDGGEPPFKRLNERSSSEAFVDDVCRQEAPCVDEFQSESAGTSSCEQSDSDSSSSDKGGPQGSESSDESDDFVASDSCTGPDEGIAFTCSPTLTHVLSEQLSASEEFAVIASKHNMTHACINDVLDFCRRRGISDLPKDARTVLKTERKAQVEQNGSFVHFGLAEGIRQVLQPGQVVPSELKLQGNIDGVPLYKSSQLAFWPILCRITNVEASPPFVVSVYCGAGKPPCLQDYLEPFLQEVSDLISEGISIGDVHVRVSIGAMVCDAPARSYVKCIVGHTGYYACERCNQKGQHLENRVTFPRLHAAARTNASFRSQENKHHHSGVSPFLSLDVDMIAFFPSEYMHLVCLGVMRRLLRNWVCQGHSNRLSRLYRNQLNESLREASKAFPTCFQRKPRGTEELDRWKATEFRTFLLYVGPVVLKPLLPASQYKHFVMFHVAVRILASPQHYREYNVFAKDLLRYFVQELSELYGKKQLVYNVHSLIHLADQCLDHGPLDEFSAFPFESYLGRIKKLLRSSNKPLSQLSRRISELRHSSRNQVKQKLQHVKPGDCFLIDSTPVVVLEIMADHFKGGILPNARDFFKLPLKSSQLNIWRCNTLSNERKVWHLDDLRNTARCLRLNYKQGHVVIPLLHFH; encoded by the coding sequence atgccgtccaagtggaggaaatgtcgagccgtaagaaaggaatacaacaagataatgaatgagctaggactcgcgccgCGTAATGCTGGGCCTTCCTCGTCCAACAACGAAGgtgcaagcttcacctctgcagacagttctcgcgtagagcgactttcgcctctgaagccgggaaccagcagacaatcgcGAAGTTCACTTTCCacggatgacggtggtgagcctccgttcaaacggttgaacgagcggtCGAGTAGCGAAGCCTTTGTCGACGACGTCtgcagacaagaagctccttGTGTCGACGAATTCCAATCGGAgagtgcgggtacgtcctcatgtgagcaaAGCGActctgatagcagctcaagtgacaaaggaggtccccaaggaAGCGAATCGAGTGATGAGTCAGATGACTTTGTCGCTTCAGACAGCTgcactgggccagatgagggaatagccttcacttgtagtccaacgctCACTCATGTACTTTCTGAACAACTGTCGGCAAGTGAAGAgtttgctgtaattgcttccaaacataatatgacgcatgcgtgcattaacgatgtcctcgatttctgccggcgaagaggcatctccgaccttccaaaagatgctaggacagttttgaaaactgagcgcaaagcacAGGTGGAGCAAAATGGGTCATTCGTGCACTTTGGtcttgcagaaggaattcgtcaagtgttgcagccggggcaagtagttccaagtgaactgaagctacagggcaacattgacggagtccctctttacaaaagtagccagctcGCCTTTTGGcccattttgtgccgcataacaaatgtggaggcatcaccgccatttgttgtcagtgtgtactgtggtgcagggaagccGCCATGTCTGCAGGATTATCTAGAGCCATTTTTGCAAGAGGTCTCCGACCTAATCTCTGAGGGGAtaagcataggagatgttcatgttcgggtgagcattggagccatggtttgcgatgctcctgcaaggagctatgtcaaatgtattgttggccacactggctattatgcgtgcgagcgatgcaaccaaaaagggcagcaccttgagaacagggtgacatttcccagACTTCATGCAGCTGCACGGAcgaatgcatcatttcgatctcaagagaacaagcaCCACCATTCTGGTGTTTCACCATTCCTTTCCCTTGACGTCGACATGATTGCATTCTTCCCATCTGAATACATGCATCTCGTTTGCCTGGGAGTCATGCGACGACTTTTAAGGAATTGGGTATGCCAAGGCCACAGTAACAGACTGAGCAGACTGTATCGCAATCAACTGAATGAAAGCCTGCGAGAGGCATCCAAGGCCTTTCCAACATGTTTCCAGCGGAAACCAAGGGGTACAGAAGAGCTTGATCGGTGGAAGGCAACAGAGTTTCGGACATTCCTCCTTTATGTGGGGCCTGTTGTCCTAAAGCCTCTTCTGCCTGCTTCTCAGTACAAGCATTTTGTAATGTTTCATGTGGCGGTCAGAATTTTAGCATCGCCTCAGCACTACCGTGAGTACAATGTTTTTGCCAAAGATTTGCTAAGGTATTTTGTTCAGGAGCTTAGTGAGCTATACGGGAAAAAACAGCTCGTGTACAATGTACACTCACTAATTCATCTTGCTGACCAGTGCCTAGACCATGGCCCTTTAGATGAGTTTAGTGCATTCCCTTTCGAAAGCTACCTTGGACGAATTAAAAAGTTGCTGCGATCTTCCAACAAGCCACTTTCGCAGCTAAGTAGGAGAATTTCTGAACTGAGGCACTCATCCAGGAACCAAGTCAAGCAGAAACTGCAACATGTGAAGCCTGGAGACTGCTTCCTGATTGACAGTACTCCTGTGGTGGTTCTGGAGATAATGGCAGACCACTTCAAGGGTGGGATTTTGCCAAATGCCAGGGACTTTTTCAAACTTCCACTGAAGTCGTCTCAGTTGAATATCTGGCGCTGCAATACGTTGAGTAACGAAAGAAAGGTCTGGCATCTTGATGACCTTCGGAACACAGCTCGGTGCCTGAGGCTAAACTACAAGCAAGGACATGTTGTTATTCCTCTTTTGCACTTTCACTGA